The segment GGTGATTTTCGCCGCTCTACCGATCGATCAGGTCGAGCCCACTCCGTACCAGCGCAATCTCTCCGACACGCACGTGCGCAGGCTCGAAACGGTCATCGGCAAGCTCGGCCGGTTTCTCGACCCGATCATCGTCGTGCGGACGAAGAAAGCCGGTGAAAACGGCGTCCGCTATTGGACGCCGAACGGCCATCACCGGCTTTCCGCGATGCGCACTCTCGGCGCCAAGTGTATAACGGCGATCATCGTGCCCGAGGAGACCGCGGCGTATCAAATTCTCGCGCTCAACACGGAGAAGGCGCACAATCTCCGCGAGAAGGCTCTCGAAGTGATCCGCATGTACCGCGAGCTGGCCACGCTGGACGACGCCGGGGAGGACAGCTACGCTCTGGAATTCGAGGAGGCGGCATTCATCACGCTGGGACTTTGCTACGAAGAGCGCCCGCGCTTCAGCGGCGGCGCGTATCATCCGGTGTTGAGAAGAGTGGATAACTTTCTGAAAAGACCGCTCAAGACGGCGCTGGAGACACGCGCGGCGCGCGCCAGGGCATTGATCGAGCTCGACGACCTGGTCGTCAAGCAAGTCGAGGCTCTGAAGGCGCGCGGCATGACCAGCCCCTATCTCAGAAGCTTCGTCGTCGCGCGCATCAACCCGCTCCGCTTCCGGCCCAAAGACGCCGCGCCGCTCGGCTTCGACGAGACGATGGAGCGGATGACGAAGGCGGCGGCCAAATTCAATCCGGAAAAAGTGAAGATGGAGGATCTGGCCCGCTCCGGCGGCGCGC is part of the Candidatus Binatia bacterium genome and harbors:
- a CDS encoding ParB N-terminal domain-containing protein, which gives rise to MVEKKPKKAPGKRRKKPAGQSCGLTATELQSGAAPQEIAELGRAVERDGGKVLGAYCEPYGGRWVIFAALPIDQVEPTPYQRNLSDTHVRRLETVIGKLGRFLDPIIVVRTKKAGENGVRYWTPNGHHRLSAMRTLGAKCITAIIVPEETAAYQILALNTEKAHNLREKALEVIRMYRELATLDDAGEDSYALEFEEAAFITLGLCYEERPRFSGGAYHPVLRRVDNFLKRPLKTALETRAARARALIELDDLVVKQVEALKARGMTSPYLRSFVVARINPLRFRPKDAAPLGFDETMERMTKAAAKFNPEKVKMEDLARSGGAPEAAVE